A segment of the Silvanigrella paludirubra genome:
ATAATGAAGTTCGCCAACGCATTGCCAATCAAAAATCTTCCGACGAATCTCCTTCAATGGGTGGCTAACTTAAAAACATAAGAGAAAATCTATCGTGCAGCTAACAGAAGAGTTCGTTCACCTTCATATTCACTCGGAATATTCTCTCTTAGATGGCTCAATAAAAGTTAAAAAACTCGTAAAAGAACTCAGCAAAAGAGCCGCTAAAGCAGCGGCTCTAACTGATCATGATGGTATGCATGGTGTTCTTGAGTTTTACTTAGCCTGCCAATCTGAAAAAATAAATGGAATTATTGGATACGAAATAAATGTAGAGCCCGTATTCTTAGAAGATAAAAAACAAGTAACACATTTAATTTTACTAGCAGAAAATGATTTAGGATATTCAAACTTAATAAAACTCTGTACAATAGCTAATACCTCAGGAAAAAATGCTCTATTTCCTGATTCAACAAATGTTTCTTGGGATGAATTAAAAAAACATTCTGAAGGTATTATTTGTTTGACAAGTTGCATGAAAAGTGAATTATCCAAGCTTATATTATTAGAACAAAGTGACAAAGCAGCTTTATACTTAGAAAAATTAGCCTTAGTTTTTGGTGTTAATAATACTTTTGTAGAACTTATTGATAATGGAATCCCAGAACAAAAGTTTTTAATAAATCAACTTGTCGCACTTGCAAAAAAATTAAATATTGAAATTGTTGCTTCTGCAGATGTCCATTATTTATATCCAAAAGATAAAGAAACACATATGTCACTTCTTGCAATTAAAAATAAATTGCAAAAATCAGATGTAAGAGGCATTCCTGATGAAATTGAATTTCATCTTGCTACTGCTGAAGAAATGATAAATAAATTTTCCTCTTACCCCGAAGCCATAGTAAATACAAAAAAAATTGCAGATCGGTGTCATGTAAAAATAGATACAAAAAGTATTTTTATGCCTGACTACAGACAATTTGAACATGAGACTTCAGATGATTGCCTTGTCAGACTTTCAAAAGAAGGCCTTGAACTGAGAAAAAGTGCTGTTGCATTATGGATGGGAAATAAATTTTCAGAAGAAATTTGGGAAGACTACAAAAAACGTCTCGATTATGAATTATCAGTTATTTTAAAAATGAAGTTTTCTGGATACTTTTTAATAGTACAGGACTTTATCAACTGGGCCAAAGAAAATAATATCCCGGTTGGTCCAGGGCGTGGTTCTGCAGCGGGCAGTGTTGTTACTTATGCATTAAGAATTACAAATATTGATCCTATTCGATTTAATTTATTATTTGAAAGATTTTTAAACCCCGATCGAATTTCTATGCCCGATATTGATACAGACTTTTGCCAAGATAGACGAGCAGAAGTATTAAATTATGTTTATCAAAAATATGGTAACAGAGCTGTCTCACAAATTGTTACCTTTGGCCGAATGATGGCAAAAAATGCTTTAAAAAACTTGGCTCGAATTAATGGCTGGTCTTTTCATGACAGCAATGAATTTGCAAAATTAATTCCAGAATCACCTGGTATTACTTTAGAACAAGCAATTAAAGAAGAAGAGAAAATTAGCCAAAGAATAGAAGCCGATGAAAGAGCAAAAAATCTTTGGGAAGGTGCACTTGAAGTTGAAGGCACTCTTAGCTCTCTAGGTATTCATGCTGCGGGAGTTATTATTTCGGATAGGGCTTTAGACGAACGCTGTCCTTTGCTAGAAACAGAAGGCCAATTATTAACTCAATTTGAAAATAAATATGCAGAAAAAATTGGGCTTATAAAATTTGACTTTTTAGGCTTAAAAACTCTTACTGTTATAGACAATGCTGTAAAACTTATTCACAAACAAAAAGATCCAAAACTAGATATAGAATATATCGAACTTGAAGATAAAAAAGTTTATGAAATGATTTCCACCGCTCATGTTACTGGAATTTTTCAGCTCGAGTCCACAGGCATGAGAAAACTCATTGCCGATTTAAAACCAACTTGCTTTACAGATATTATTGCTGTTTTAGCTTTATTTAGACCGGGACCTCTAGGTTCAGGGATGGTTGAAGACTTTGTAAAAAGAAAACATGGAGAAACTCAAGTTGAATACCCATTTCCTGAATTAGAACCTATATTAAGTGATACATATGGCGTTATTGTTTATCAGGAACAAGTCCAAAAAATTGCGGCCGTACTTGCAAATTATAGCCTTGGTGAAGCTGATTTATTACGTCGTGCCATGGGTAAAAAAGACAAAAATGAAATGGAAAGACAAAAAAGCCGTTTCGTTAGTGGAGCAACTGAAAATAAACATGATCCACAAAAATCTGCCGACTTATTCGATCTTATGGCAAAATTTGCTGAATATGGCTTTAACAAAAGTCATACAGCCGCTTATGGTTGGGTAACGTACCAAACTGCTTGGTTAAAAACATACTATCCAACCGAATTTATGACTGCAATTATGACATGCGACTTGGATAATACAGATAAAATTGTTGGGTATGTCCGTGACTGTAAACGCATGAAAATCAGAATTTTACCTCCCTCTGTAAATCATTCTCGATTTGAATTTAGCATTCCAGAAGATAAAGTCATTCAATTTGGATTAGGTGCCATAAAAGGACTTGGCTCCGGTATTATAAATATGATTGTTTCTGAACGCGAAAAAGGTGGTATTTTTTCTACCGTTCCCGAATTTATTGCCAGATTAGATGCAAGAAAATTAAATAAAAAAGTAATGGAAAGTTTAATTAAAGCAGGAGCCTTTGATTCCATCGCCTCAAATCGTGCTGAATTATTAACAAACTCTGATTCCTGGATGCGAACGATTGCCAAAGAGGCAGAACGAGACGAAAGCACAGGCTATGATATATTTGGTATAATTGAACAAACACCTTTAAAAACAGAAAAAACAAAAGAACCTATTAAAGAATTAAAAACAAATAAAAATTCTAAAAATAAGTTTGAGTTTTGTCCAAAAGCTATTCCTACATTAATTAAAACAGAAAGCTGTTCCTATAAAATATTGAACCACTTGGTTGCTGTACAATTAAAAGAAACAAAACCTTGGAATTATCAAGAACAATTAAGTCATGAATTTTCTACACTTGGTTTTTATATGACGGGACATCCCGCTGATTTACTAAGAGAAGATATAAAAGAAATTACTGAAATTACTCTTGATCAAACTGCATTTTATTTAGAGCCAGAAAATGTTCCTGATTACAAAAGAAAAGCAATTAAAATAGCTGGCATTGTATCTATGGTTTTAGAAAAAAAGAATAAAGATGGAAACCCTTTTTTAGTTCTAAAAATTGAAGATGGCTATGGCGAATTAGAAGTTACTTTATTTAGCAAACAATATACAGCATTAACAGAACCTATTAAAATAGGAGAAGCTCTGCTAATTGAGTGCAAAATTAAAAAGGGTATAGAAGAAGGAAGTGTCAAAGGAATTGTACAAAGTATTGATCGAATTTCAAATAAAAGAATTGAACTGGTAAAACGTATCATATTAAATACAGATGAAGATTTTTTAAAAGAAACTAAAAATTTATTATTACTTGAAGAAATACTCAAAAAAAACAAAGGGAATACTCCTTTATTTATGGACATTTTAATTCAAGATCAAAATTTAAGAATAAAAGCAAAATTAGGAAATCATTTTATTAAACCAACAGATACTTTTATTTTTGATATAGAAAACACTTGGCCTGGTATGATAAAAGTAGAAAGATTATATCAACTACCAATTCAGCAAATATAAAAAAACCCACCAAAAGTTCAATTTGGTGGGCTAATAAAATATTTTAAATTATTTTACTCTGTTAATTTTTATTACATCATTGCTTTCAACATTTGTTAAAACAAGAATATCATCAGATTCAAGAGCATATTTGGAATTAAAACTTTTAACTTTATTTTTGCAACTAAATCCACCTTGTGTATTTTCAGCAGATAAATCTTGTTTCAATTCTATAGTATCTTTTGATATTTTAAAATTATTTGTAGATGCTTGAACAGTACAATAAACTATCCCATTATTATCAAATGAATTTATAAATGTTAATTCATTATTTTCAACTTTCATTACTGTTGTTAGATAATGATTAGGAATAGTTAACCCTGTACTATCATTTATTACTGGAATTTTAAATAAAAACCAATTCCCTAAAATTCTTTTATCTGCATCAGAAGAGATTTGTTCTACTTTTGGAGAATTGGAATCTTTTTTTCCACAACTGATTACGGCAGTAGTGATTAAAAGCGAAGTGATTATAGCTATTAATTTGTTGATTTTCATTAATTATTTTCCCTTTATTCAATAAAATTACACTTAAAAACAACTTGATTTAGCTATTATAGAAAACATAACAAGTAAATATATATTTTATGTTTTTTAAATATATTT
Coding sequences within it:
- the dnaE gene encoding DNA polymerase III subunit alpha, translated to MQLTEEFVHLHIHSEYSLLDGSIKVKKLVKELSKRAAKAAALTDHDGMHGVLEFYLACQSEKINGIIGYEINVEPVFLEDKKQVTHLILLAENDLGYSNLIKLCTIANTSGKNALFPDSTNVSWDELKKHSEGIICLTSCMKSELSKLILLEQSDKAALYLEKLALVFGVNNTFVELIDNGIPEQKFLINQLVALAKKLNIEIVASADVHYLYPKDKETHMSLLAIKNKLQKSDVRGIPDEIEFHLATAEEMINKFSSYPEAIVNTKKIADRCHVKIDTKSIFMPDYRQFEHETSDDCLVRLSKEGLELRKSAVALWMGNKFSEEIWEDYKKRLDYELSVILKMKFSGYFLIVQDFINWAKENNIPVGPGRGSAAGSVVTYALRITNIDPIRFNLLFERFLNPDRISMPDIDTDFCQDRRAEVLNYVYQKYGNRAVSQIVTFGRMMAKNALKNLARINGWSFHDSNEFAKLIPESPGITLEQAIKEEEKISQRIEADERAKNLWEGALEVEGTLSSLGIHAAGVIISDRALDERCPLLETEGQLLTQFENKYAEKIGLIKFDFLGLKTLTVIDNAVKLIHKQKDPKLDIEYIELEDKKVYEMISTAHVTGIFQLESTGMRKLIADLKPTCFTDIIAVLALFRPGPLGSGMVEDFVKRKHGETQVEYPFPELEPILSDTYGVIVYQEQVQKIAAVLANYSLGEADLLRRAMGKKDKNEMERQKSRFVSGATENKHDPQKSADLFDLMAKFAEYGFNKSHTAAYGWVTYQTAWLKTYYPTEFMTAIMTCDLDNTDKIVGYVRDCKRMKIRILPPSVNHSRFEFSIPEDKVIQFGLGAIKGLGSGIINMIVSEREKGGIFSTVPEFIARLDARKLNKKVMESLIKAGAFDSIASNRAELLTNSDSWMRTIAKEAERDESTGYDIFGIIEQTPLKTEKTKEPIKELKTNKNSKNKFEFCPKAIPTLIKTESCSYKILNHLVAVQLKETKPWNYQEQLSHEFSTLGFYMTGHPADLLREDIKEITEITLDQTAFYLEPENVPDYKRKAIKIAGIVSMVLEKKNKDGNPFLVLKIEDGYGELEVTLFSKQYTALTEPIKIGEALLIECKIKKGIEEGSVKGIVQSIDRISNKRIELVKRIILNTDEDFLKETKNLLLLEEILKKNKGNTPLFMDILIQDQNLRIKAKLGNHFIKPTDTFIFDIENTWPGMIKVERLYQLPIQQI